Genomic window (Sphingomonas sp. HF-S4):
GGATCGGCGGGGTATCGGCGACCGCGAGGATATTGCGCAGGCGATTGTCGCCGATCTCTTCCTTGTCGGGCGGCAGCCGCTCGGGCTCCCACACCACGCCGGCATATTGGCGCGGCCCGATCGGCACGACGACGATCGACCCGGGCTCGACCGTCATGCCGTGCGGAATGCGATAGTCGAGGGGCCCAAGTGCCGGATGGAGGACGAGGATGCGGGCGCGCGACATGCCGCCCATATCGTTGCTTCGGACTCGGCTGAAAAGCCTAGAGGTTCAGCGAAAGCTGCATCGACAGCGCATGGTCCATCTGCGCGCTGCCGCCGTTGCGGGCGAAGCGGTACTGGTTGAGATAGCCCACATCGCTCGAAATGCCCTTGGCGATCGGCAGCGTCACGCCCACCCAGTTGCGCATCCGATCGTATCCGGCACGCTGGCCCCAATCGGTGCTGTTCGCCATGAAGAAGCTCTCATGGCTTGCGAACAGCGCGAAGCCTTTGCCGATCGGATGGTTGTAGCGCAGCAGCGGGCGGATGCGGATGCCCACTTCGGGGCCATCGGGATGAAAACGTTCGTCGATGCGGAATCGCGAAGTGAATCGCCCATAGGTCAGGATGACGTGCTGGCGCAGGCGGTCCTCGTCGTCGGCGGTATTGCCGCCGTGGCTGCCGACATGGCGATAGCCGAACCCGATCTCGACATGCTTGGAGAGCTTATGGCTGACGAGCCCGCCGATCTCGGTGTGGAACAGTCCCTTCTGGCGCTCGCTGAATCGCGCGATGCCTTCGACGGTCACGCGCCAGTCCTCGGCGATCGGGACATTGGCATTGGTCTGCAGCCAGAGCTGGGTGTCCTCGACCGTCTGCGCATCGGCTTCCGGCACGAGGAATAGCAACAACGCAGGAGCAAGAAGGGCGCGCAAGCCGAAGTTCCTCGTGGGGGAAGATCCGTGCGCCTAGCCCAAGCAGGTGCCTCTGTCATCAACCAGTAACATTAGGTGGCATTGCGCCGTTAAGCGCCGATGCTAGTCTCGCGGCCGGGTCGCGACAAAAGGGGGTTGCCATGCTTTTGACTGCGTTCGCGCTGCACGCTGCCGTCGCACAACAACAATGCCGCACGCTGGATGCCCGGCTTCCGGTGGCGCTGCGCGGCTGGAAGGTTTCCGGGAGCGGGCTCGATACCGGCCACACCGTGACGCTCAATGCGGGACGAGACAAGGCGCTTCGGACCAGCGTTACGATCCGCCGCGCCGGCACTTATGGCATCGCGCTCGATCAGGCCGGCTGGATCGATGTTGCGCCAGCACGCGGCAAGCCACTCGAATCGGTCGCGCACGGCCACGGCCCCGAATGCTCCACGATCCGCAAGATCGTCCGCTACAAGTTGCGCCCCGGCACCTATCGCGTCGACGTGACTCGGCTTAAGGCGGCGCGCGCACGGCTGATGCTCGTGCGCTACTGATTCGCCTGAAGGACCACAGATGAAATTCTTCGCCGACACTGCCGACACCGCCGACATCCGCGACCTCGCCGATACCGGGCTGCTCGACGGCGTCACCACCAATCCGTCGCTGATCCACAAGGCGGGCCGCGACTTTCTCGAAGTCGTTGCCGAGATCTGCCAGATCGTGCCGGGCAAGCCGGTGTCGGCCGAAGTCGTCGCCCTCGATTACGAAGGCATGATGCGTGAGGCGGAGATCGTCCGGAAGATCGCTGACAACATCGCGGTCAAGGTGCCGCTGACGATCGACGGGCTCAAGACCTGCAAGGCGCTCACCGACGACGGAACGATGGTCAACGTGACCCTGTGCTTCTCGGCGAACCAGGCGCTGCTCGCCGCCAAGGCGGGCGCGACCTTCATCTCGCCCTTCGTCGGCCGCCACGACGACAACGGCTTCGACGGGATGCAGCTGATCAGCGACATCCGCCTGATCTACGACAATTACGACTTCGGCACCGAGATCCTCGTCGCCAGCGTCCGCCACCCGATTCATGTGCTCGAGGCCGCGCGCATCGGCGCCGACGTGATGACCGCGCCGCCTGCGGTGATCCGCCAGCTGGTCAAGCACCCGCTGACCGACAAGGGCATCGAAGGCTTCCTCGCCGACTGGGCGAAGACCGGTCAGAAGATCGGGTAACCTCATCCTCCCCGGAACGGGGAGGGGGACCGCGCCCGCAGGGCGGGGTGGTGGGGGCGTGCCGCGAGGGATGTCCTATGAGGCGACCCCCCTCCACCATGCTTCGCATGGTCCCCCTCCCCGTGCCGGGGAGGATCGGGTAGGGTTCGTGCTGTGACCGAACCCGCGCTCCCGCTCCTATACGGCCAGCACCTCGCCCGCGACCGGCGGCGTTCGGTACACACGGTGCGCGCCTATGAGGCGACCGCGGTCCGTTTGATCGCATTCCTCCAGTCGCATTGGGGCGGCGAAGTCACTCGCGACGCACTGGCGAAGATCGCGACCGCCGACCTGCGCGCCTTCCTGGCGCATCGTCGGGGGGACGGCCTGTC
Coding sequences:
- a CDS encoding DUF2490 domain-containing protein, whose amino-acid sequence is MLLFLVPEADAQTVEDTQLWLQTNANVPIAEDWRVTVEGIARFSERQKGLFHTEIGGLVSHKLSKHVEIGFGYRHVGSHGGNTADDEDRLRQHVILTYGRFTSRFRIDERFHPDGPEVGIRIRPLLRYNHPIGKGFALFASHESFFMANSTDWGQRAGYDRMRNWVGVTLPIAKGISSDVGYLNQYRFARNGGSAQMDHALSMQLSLNL
- the fsa gene encoding fructose-6-phosphate aldolase; the encoded protein is MKFFADTADTADIRDLADTGLLDGVTTNPSLIHKAGRDFLEVVAEICQIVPGKPVSAEVVALDYEGMMREAEIVRKIADNIAVKVPLTIDGLKTCKALTDDGTMVNVTLCFSANQALLAAKAGATFISPFVGRHDDNGFDGMQLISDIRLIYDNYDFGTEILVASVRHPIHVLEAARIGADVMTAPPAVIRQLVKHPLTDKGIEGFLADWAKTGQKIG